A region from the Lysobacter sp. BMK333-48F3 genome encodes:
- a CDS encoding nuclear transport factor 2 family protein has translation MDAAQARALIERYIAAYNAFDIDGMLATLSPQVRFENWSGGQLTAEADGIEAFRVLAEQGAQLFAQREQRVLGLRLDGARAEADIGYRGRLALDLPGGPPAGTVLELQGASEFGFADGCIVRIVDRS, from the coding sequence ATGGACGCCGCCCAGGCCCGCGCCCTGATCGAACGCTATATCGCCGCCTACAACGCCTTCGACATCGACGGCATGCTCGCGACCCTGTCGCCGCAGGTGCGGTTCGAGAACTGGAGCGGCGGCCAGCTGACCGCTGAGGCCGACGGCATCGAAGCGTTTCGTGTCTTGGCCGAACAAGGCGCGCAGTTGTTCGCGCAGCGCGAGCAGCGCGTGCTCGGCCTGCGCCTGGACGGCGCCCGTGCCGAAGCCGACATCGGCTACCGCGGCCGCCTGGCGCTGGACCTGCCCGGCGGCCCGCCGGCCGGCACCGTGCTGGAACTGCAGGGCGCCAGCGAGTTCGGCTTCGCCGACGGCTGCATCGTCCGCATCGTCGACCGCAGCTGA